A portion of the Microbacterium hominis genome contains these proteins:
- a CDS encoding tyrosine-type recombinase/integrase, with protein sequence MSRARLAIGTFGEIGFLSAEAGRVIARARYRDWDGRTRLVQVTAGTRALAERALKVKLSTRSSFQPTTAMLTPDSLFSHLVDYWLEDLDQEGRLSTTTRQLYERNMRTLVMPTIGNLTLREIGVARCDQLLKQLNKRSYSRAKHARVVLRLAFGLAVRHEVLSRNPMDHVARLNRQTSTPDALTPVEVMAIRTAIAMWESGRAISGPKPDGQLGGILEVMLGTSARIGEVLAIRRRDVDITSAVPSIRITGTIVSNKGEPTQRQDHPKTAKSRRTIAIPMFTAEAVRRRLASLSDPSLDALLFCSRESTPLTTNNVRRQLRRVMEIAGITGVTPHAFRRTVATAINEQAGVELAAELLGHTDPKITIQHYIRRNEMVNPSTAEMLDRAFAKDQPT encoded by the coding sequence ATGAGCCGCGCTCGCCTCGCGATCGGCACGTTTGGCGAGATCGGGTTCCTCTCCGCCGAAGCCGGTCGCGTGATTGCCCGAGCTCGATATCGCGATTGGGATGGCCGGACCAGGCTCGTGCAGGTCACCGCAGGGACTCGCGCGCTGGCAGAGCGCGCACTGAAAGTGAAGCTCTCAACGCGAAGCTCGTTCCAGCCCACGACAGCGATGCTCACGCCCGACAGCCTGTTCTCACATCTCGTGGACTACTGGCTTGAAGACCTGGATCAGGAGGGCCGTCTCTCCACGACGACACGTCAGCTGTACGAGCGCAATATGCGAACCCTCGTCATGCCGACGATCGGCAATCTGACGCTGCGCGAGATCGGTGTCGCGCGCTGCGATCAACTCCTCAAGCAGCTGAACAAGCGGAGCTACAGCCGAGCAAAGCATGCTCGCGTCGTACTTCGCCTGGCGTTCGGCCTCGCTGTGCGCCACGAGGTCCTGTCGCGCAATCCGATGGACCATGTCGCTCGACTGAATCGGCAAACGAGTACGCCCGACGCGCTGACCCCGGTCGAAGTGATGGCGATCCGCACCGCGATCGCCATGTGGGAGAGCGGTCGCGCGATCTCAGGGCCGAAGCCGGATGGACAACTCGGGGGCATCTTAGAGGTCATGCTCGGCACCTCTGCCCGAATCGGCGAGGTGCTCGCAATTCGACGTCGCGACGTTGACATCACGAGCGCCGTACCGTCGATTCGCATCACGGGCACGATCGTCAGCAACAAAGGTGAACCGACTCAGCGGCAGGACCACCCGAAGACCGCGAAATCGCGACGCACCATCGCGATCCCGATGTTCACGGCCGAGGCCGTCCGCCGGCGTTTAGCTAGCCTCAGCGATCCGTCGCTGGACGCGCTGCTCTTCTGCAGCCGGGAGAGCACCCCGTTGACCACGAACAATGTGAGGCGCCAACTTCGAAGGGTCATGGAGATCGCCGGCATTACGGGAGTCACCCCGCACGCATTCCGCCGCACGGTCGCGACAGCGATCAACGAACAGGCGGGCGTGGAGCTTGCTGCAGAGCTGTTGGGCCACACGGATCCCAAGATCACCATCCAGCACTACATTCGGCGAAACGAGATGGTGAACCCCTCCACTGCCGAAATGCTCGACCGCGCCTTCGCCAAGGATCAGCCGACGTGA
- a CDS encoding helix-turn-helix transcriptional regulator, producing the protein MDAVDNLTLELWGLERLLNINELAAYLRVPVSTIYEWRTKGQAPLAHRYGKHLTFAAADVRAWVAAHRETDGPLSAASR; encoded by the coding sequence ATGGACGCAGTAGACAACCTGACGCTCGAGCTCTGGGGGCTGGAAAGACTCCTCAATATCAACGAGCTCGCCGCCTATCTTCGCGTCCCTGTGTCGACCATCTACGAGTGGCGGACGAAGGGGCAGGCGCCTCTCGCGCATCGCTACGGGAAGCATCTGACATTCGCGGCCGCGGATGTGCGGGCTTGGGTCGCCGCGCACAGGGAGACGGACGGGCCGCTGTCCGCCGCCTCGCGGTGA